A window of Methanobrevibacter sp. TMH8 contains these coding sequences:
- the cysK gene encoding cysteine synthase A produces MSEKIANSLTELVGNTPLLKLNNIDDGLNGDLIAKLESFNPLSSVKDRISVGMVNKAENEGLIDKSTTLIEPTSGNTGIGLAFVAAARGYRLILTMPETMSLERKKLLAIFGAEIVLTPGDKGMNGAIAKAEELLEKIDNSFSVHQFSNPVNVETHYSTTAEEIWNDTDGNIDIVIAGVGTGGTITGIARKLKENGKNPNLKAIAVEPSSSPVLSGENPGPHKIQGIGAGFIPEIYESDLIDEIIQVKDEDASKAMLKLAKEEGVLAGISSGAATHAGIEVAKREENKGKRILVILPDTGERYLSMDWVFQDIYKEYSEVLK; encoded by the coding sequence ATGAGTGAAAAAATTGCAAATAGTTTAACTGAGTTAGTAGGAAATACACCTTTGTTAAAATTAAATAATATTGATGATGGATTAAATGGAGATTTAATAGCTAAACTTGAATCTTTCAATCCACTTAGTAGTGTAAAAGATAGAATATCTGTAGGTATGGTAAATAAAGCTGAAAATGAAGGCCTTATTGACAAAAGTACCACATTGATTGAACCAACTAGTGGAAATACAGGTATTGGTCTTGCTTTTGTAGCTGCTGCTCGAGGATATAGGCTTATTTTAACTATGCCAGAAACAATGTCACTTGAGAGGAAAAAGCTATTAGCTATTTTTGGAGCAGAAATTGTTTTGACTCCTGGTGATAAAGGTATGAATGGAGCTATAGCTAAAGCGGAAGAATTACTTGAGAAAATCGATAATAGTTTCTCAGTTCATCAATTTTCAAATCCTGTTAATGTAGAAACACATTATAGCACAACTGCAGAGGAAATTTGGAATGATACAGACGGTAACATAGATATTGTTATAGCTGGTGTTGGTACTGGAGGAACAATTACTGGAATAGCTAGAAAACTAAAAGAAAATGGAAAAAATCCAAATCTTAAAGCTATTGCTGTTGAACCTTCATCTTCACCTGTACTTTCTGGAGAAAACCCAGGACCTCACAAAATCCAAGGAATTGGTGCTGGATTTATTCCTGAAATCTATGAAAGTGATTTAATTGATGAAATAATTCAAGTTAAAGATGAAGATGCTTCAAAAGCTATGTTAAAATTAGCTAAAGAAGAAGGAGTTCTTGCAGGTATTTCTTCTGGTGCAGCAACTCATGCTGGAATTGAAGTAGCTAAAAGAGAAGAAAATAAAGGAAAACGGATTTTAGTTATATTACCAGATACTGGTGAAAGATATCTTTCTATGGATTGGGTTTTCCAAGATATCTATAAAGAATACTCTGAAGTTTTAAAATAA
- the nifS gene encoding cysteine desulfurase NifS: MYMDHSATAPVREEVFEVMKPYFTRSFGNASTFYSLGREAKAAMEESRKHVANIIGANKDEIIFTSGGTESDNIAIQGIAYKLKNADKGNHIITSAIEHPAVMETCAHLEKKGFEVTYLPVYEDGIVKIEDLKSAIKDETILITIMHANNEIGTIQPIAEIGKIAKEKKIKFHTDAVQSVGKIPVDVNEMNVDLLSISSHKVFGPKGIGALYIRKGTRLEPILYGGGQEMDLSPGTENIPGIVGLGEACRLAKEELNNTMEYTKKLRDKLVDGVLNSVEKSYINGNIEKRLPGNVNFRFTGIEGESIVLMLDAKGIASSTGSACSSKKLTASHVLKAIGLEDVDSHGSLRLTIGPENTEEEVDIVIKEIPPIIEKLRSMSSIWNKDKDIWKNNTESCDI; the protein is encoded by the coding sequence ATATATATGGATCATTCAGCCACAGCACCTGTAAGAGAAGAAGTATTTGAAGTTATGAAACCATATTTCACAAGGTCATTTGGAAATGCATCAACATTTTACTCTCTTGGAAGAGAAGCTAAAGCAGCTATGGAAGAATCTAGAAAACATGTCGCTAATATTATTGGTGCAAATAAAGATGAAATAATATTTACAAGTGGTGGAACTGAATCTGATAACATAGCTATTCAAGGAATTGCATATAAACTAAAAAATGCTGATAAAGGAAACCATATTATAACCTCAGCTATAGAACATCCTGCTGTAATGGAAACATGTGCTCATCTTGAAAAGAAAGGATTTGAAGTGACTTATCTTCCTGTTTATGAAGATGGAATTGTCAAAATAGAAGATCTTAAATCAGCTATTAAAGATGAAACTATTCTCATTACTATCATGCATGCAAATAATGAAATTGGAACTATTCAACCAATTGCAGAAATTGGCAAAATAGCTAAAGAAAAGAAAATTAAATTCCATACCGATGCTGTTCAATCTGTTGGAAAGATACCTGTTGATGTTAATGAGATGAATGTTGATTTACTTTCTATTTCTTCACATAAGGTATTTGGACCTAAAGGAATAGGTGCATTGTATATTAGAAAAGGAACAAGACTTGAACCAATTCTTTATGGAGGAGGACAAGAAATGGATTTATCTCCAGGAACTGAAAATATCCCAGGAATAGTTGGTTTAGGTGAAGCTTGTAGATTAGCTAAAGAAGAACTAAATAATACTATGGAATATACTAAAAAACTTAGAGATAAACTTGTTGATGGAGTTTTAAACAGTGTTGAAAAATCTTATATAAATGGAAATATAGAAAAAAGACTTCCTGGAAATGTCAACTTCCGTTTTACTGGAATTGAAGGTGAATCAATTGTCCTTATGCTTGATGCAAAAGGTATTGCTAGTTCAACTGGTTCTGCATGCTCATCTAAGAAACTTACTGCTTCTCATGTTCTAAAAGCAATAGGACTTGAAGATGTTGATTCTCATGGATCACTTAGATTGACTATTGGTCCTGAAAATACAGAAGAAGAAGTGGATATTGTAATTAAAGAAATACCACCTATCATAGAAAAACTTCGAAGTATGTCTTCAATTTGGAATAAAGACAAAGACATTTGGAAAAATAATACTGAAAGTTGTGATATTTAA
- the nifU gene encoding Fe-S cluster assembly scaffold protein NifU, which produces MYSEKVMEHFTNPRNVGEIENPDGEGTVGNPTCGDMMTIYIKVKDDKIDDIKFKTFGCGAAIATSSMITELALGKTVDEAYEISRNDVADALDGLPKVKMHCSNLAADALQAAIKDYRSKQE; this is translated from the coding sequence ATGTACTCAGAAAAAGTAATGGAACATTTTACTAATCCCCGAAATGTTGGAGAAATCGAAAATCCTGATGGTGAAGGGACAGTAGGAAATCCAACTTGTGGAGATATGATGACTATTTATATTAAAGTCAAAGATGATAAAATTGATGATATAAAATTTAAAACATTTGGTTGTGGAGCAGCAATAGCTACAAGTAGTATGATTACTGAATTAGCTTTAGGAAAAACAGTTGATGAAGCATATGAAATTAGTAGAAATGATGTAGCTGATGCATTAGATGGACTTCCAAAAGTAAAAATGCATTGTTCTAACTTAGCTGCTGACGCATTACAAGCAGCTATCAAAGATTATAGATCTAAACAAGAATAA
- the rnc gene encoding ribonuclease III: MEILNKFGIIPNNSKLYEMAFIHKSYGVKHNISYDYERLEFLGDAVLSMIVSEYIYKKYKNIGEGDLTKLRSNYVCETALANYSHDLGLTSMIKLQLDDNKVSINEVFSISADVFESLLGAIYLDQGLETTRDFLSKTVFPAIDEEIIFFNDFKSKIKEYGDANELLVEYNLIEEYGAPHDKTFIMGIFIDGTEVGRGVGKSKKEAEQIAAEKAIEKLDI, encoded by the coding sequence ATGGAAATACTAAATAAATTTGGAATAATACCTAATAATTCTAAGCTATATGAAATGGCATTCATACATAAATCATATGGGGTTAAACATAATATAAGTTATGATTATGAGAGATTAGAATTTTTAGGTGATGCAGTACTCAGCATGATTGTTTCTGAATATATATACAAAAAATATAAAAATATTGGTGAAGGAGATTTAACTAAATTAAGATCAAATTATGTTTGTGAAACTGCTTTAGCTAACTACTCTCATGATTTAGGACTAACTAGTATGATAAAGTTACAACTTGATGATAATAAAGTTAGTATAAATGAGGTTTTTTCTATTAGTGCTGATGTCTTTGAATCTTTACTTGGTGCAATTTATTTAGATCAAGGTTTAGAAACTACTAGAGATTTCCTTTCTAAAACAGTTTTTCCAGCTATTGATGAAGAAATTATATTTTTCAATGACTTTAAATCAAAAATAAAAGAATATGGGGATGCCAATGAACTTCTTGTAGAATATAATTTAATTGAAGAATATGGGGCTCCACATGATAAAACTTTTATTATGGGGATATTTATTGATGGAACAGAAGTTGGCAGAGGAGTAGGAAAAAGTAAAAAAGAAGCTGAGCAAATTGCTGCTGAAAAAGCTATTGAAAAGTTAGATATATAA
- a CDS encoding glycosyltransferase family 2 protein — protein sequence MSKSVAIIPAFNEEVALGSVILRTLKYVDKVIVVNDGSSDKTSEVANLAGAELITHPTNLGKGQGLKSGFEAIKSLNNLIEDNNETYDIIVTIDGDGQNNPDEIPDLIYPIESGNADFVNGSRYVDGSVEDDTPSYRRIGQKVLDKATNISSGLEITDSQSGFRAFSKKVIPYFKLKDSGFAIESEMLSDAAEAGLKIVEVPITVRYDLNGSTENPITHGVGVLLKIIKDMELRRPLIYFTLPGLIIFIIGIITGIWFLNDYINGTSINFGPTVIAIMLIVIGLFLMLNGILLDSIRKLINRKL from the coding sequence ATGTCAAAATCAGTAGCTATTATTCCAGCTTTCAATGAAGAAGTAGCTCTAGGAAGTGTTATTCTTAGAACTTTAAAATATGTTGATAAAGTTATTGTGGTTAATGATGGTAGCTCTGATAAAACTAGTGAAGTAGCTAATCTAGCTGGTGCAGAGCTAATAACTCATCCTACAAATTTAGGAAAAGGTCAAGGTTTAAAATCTGGTTTTGAAGCCATAAAATCTCTTAATAATTTAATTGAAGATAATAATGAAACTTATGATATTATTGTAACAATCGATGGTGATGGACAGAATAATCCTGATGAAATTCCTGATTTGATTTATCCAATTGAATCTGGAAATGCTGATTTTGTTAATGGTAGCCGTTATGTTGATGGCTCTGTTGAAGATGATACTCCTTCTTATAGGCGTATTGGTCAAAAAGTTTTAGATAAAGCTACAAATATATCTTCAGGACTAGAAATAACTGATTCTCAAAGTGGATTTAGAGCATTTTCTAAAAAAGTTATTCCTTATTTTAAACTAAAAGATTCTGGTTTTGCAATTGAAAGTGAAATGCTTTCTGATGCTGCAGAAGCTGGATTAAAAATAGTAGAAGTTCCAATAACAGTTAGGTATGATCTTAATGGTTCAACTGAAAATCCTATTACTCATGGAGTTGGAGTTCTTTTAAAAATAATAAAAGATATGGAACTTAGAAGACCTTTAATTTATTTTACACTTCCAGGTCTTATAATATTCATAATTGGTATTATAACTGGAATTTGGTTTTTGAATGATTATATAAATGGTACTAGTATTAACTTTGGTCCAACTGTAATAGCTATTATGCTCATTGTAATTGGATTGTTTTTAATGTTAAATGGAATATTATTAGATTCAATAAGAAAATTAATCAATAGAAAATTGTAA
- a CDS encoding NAD(P)-dependent oxidoreductase — protein sequence METEKILVTGGAGFIGTNLCNELRSRGHEVLACDLLHNERDDYVRADVSKFRQIERVFDENDDFDYVYHLAAEYGRWNGEGYYENLWETNVIGTKHMIRLQEKLGFRMIFFSSAEVYGDYTGEMSEDVMINNPIKDTYQMNDYAITKWAGELMCMNSATMFETETVRVRPVNCYGPHEEYSPYKGFIPIFIYKTLHNQGYDVYEGHKRIIDYVGDTATTFANIVDNFIPGEAYNVGSKQEWEKDIREYSDIVLDAVGADDSLVTYHEAEPFTTKVKTIDFSKAIRDLKHDPKVSPEEGIKKTVEWMREFYNID from the coding sequence ATGGAGACAGAAAAAATATTAGTTACTGGTGGAGCAGGATTTATAGGAACCAACTTATGTAATGAACTAAGAAGTCGTGGACATGAAGTATTAGCATGTGATCTTTTGCACAATGAAAGAGATGATTATGTACGTGCAGATGTTAGTAAATTTCGCCAGATAGAACGTGTTTTTGATGAAAATGATGATTTTGATTATGTATATCATTTAGCTGCTGAATATGGTAGATGGAATGGTGAAGGTTACTATGAAAACTTATGGGAAACTAATGTCATTGGAACAAAACATATGATTCGTCTTCAAGAAAAGTTAGGATTTCGTATGATATTCTTTTCATCAGCTGAAGTATATGGGGATTATACTGGTGAAATGAGTGAAGATGTAATGATAAATAATCCGATTAAAGATACTTATCAAATGAATGATTATGCTATTACTAAATGGGCTGGAGAATTAATGTGTATGAATTCAGCTACAATGTTTGAAACTGAAACTGTTAGAGTTCGTCCAGTTAACTGTTATGGACCTCATGAAGAATATTCTCCATATAAAGGTTTTATTCCAATATTTATTTATAAAACTCTTCATAATCAAGGTTATGATGTTTATGAAGGGCATAAACGTATCATTGATTATGTGGGAGATACAGCGACTACTTTTGCAAATATTGTAGATAATTTTATTCCAGGAGAGGCTTATAATGTCGGAAGTAAACAAGAATGGGAAAAAGATATCAGAGAGTATTCTGATATTGTTCTTGATGCTGTTGGAGCAGATGATTCTCTTGTAACTTATCATGAAGCTGAACCTTTCACAACAAAAGTTAAAACTATTGATTTCTCAAAAGCTATTCGTGATTTAAAACATGATCCTAAAGTTTCTCCAGAAGAAGGTATTAAAAAAACTGTTGAGTGGATGAGAGAATTTTACAATATTGATTAG
- the galU gene encoding UTP--glucose-1-phosphate uridylyltransferase GalU, translating to MKAVIPAAGLGTRFLPATKAQPKEMLPVFDKPTIQYVIEEAVASGIDDILIVTGKGKRPIEDHFDRSFELEYHLSENGKDDYLNEVKEISDLADIYYVRQKKQKGLGDAIYCAEKHVGGEPFAVMLGDTITKGPVPCTKQLIDVYKKYNASTIAVEEVPCEKVERYGIIKGNEVENRLYNIEKLVEKPKIDEAPSNLAIMGRYVLTNDIFNHIENTEPGFGGEIQLTDAMAKLDTIYGQVFEGKTYDIGNRIEWLKTSIEFAMDDEEAKDELLKYLKDIIAFSC from the coding sequence ATGAAAGCCGTTATACCAGCAGCAGGTTTAGGTACAAGATTTTTACCTGCTACTAAAGCTCAACCAAAAGAGATGTTGCCAGTTTTTGATAAACCAACAATACAATATGTAATTGAAGAAGCTGTAGCTTCTGGAATTGATGATATTTTAATTGTAACTGGTAAGGGAAAGAGGCCTATAGAGGATCATTTTGATAGATCATTTGAATTAGAATATCATTTAAGTGAGAATGGTAAAGATGATTATTTAAATGAAGTAAAAGAAATATCAGATTTAGCAGATATTTATTATGTACGACAAAAAAAACAAAAAGGATTAGGGGATGCAATTTATTGTGCAGAAAAACATGTTGGAGGAGAACCTTTTGCTGTTATGTTAGGTGATACTATTACTAAAGGGCCTGTTCCATGCACAAAGCAGCTTATTGATGTTTACAAAAAATATAATGCTTCTACAATAGCTGTGGAAGAAGTTCCTTGTGAAAAAGTTGAAAGATATGGTATAATAAAAGGAAATGAAGTTGAAAACAGACTTTACAATATTGAAAAGCTTGTTGAAAAACCAAAGATAGATGAAGCTCCATCTAATCTAGCTATAATGGGTAGATATGTTTTAACTAATGATATCTTCAATCATATTGAAAATACTGAACCTGGTTTTGGTGGAGAAATTCAATTAACTGATGCTATGGCAAAATTAGATACAATATATGGTCAGGTATTTGAAGGAAAAACTTATGATATTGGTAATAGAATTGAATGGTTGAAAACTTCAATTGAATTTGCAATGGATGATGAAGAGGCTAAAGATGAATTGCTTAAATATTTAAAAGATATTATAGCATTTTCATGTTAA
- a CDS encoding 50S ribosomal protein L40e: protein MARFEEAENRIFKVKICLKCNARNPAAATACRKCGYKGLRYKAKEPRG from the coding sequence ATGGCTAGATTTGAAGAAGCTGAAAATAGAATTTTCAAAGTTAAAATTTGCTTAAAATGTAATGCTCGTAACCCAGCTGCAGCTACTGCTTGTAGGAAATGTGGTTACAAAGGTTTAAGATATAAAGCAAAAGAACCAAGAGGATAA
- a CDS encoding PsbP-related protein, which yields MKIGKLTAIFLSVVFFVIVLAIIAISIGILFSGFSFSNNWIIRIILLAITFFISRKFYNYIYTNVKIKEGKDEVAVYSKEDKKRKIAVFGVLLIFIIVIVYISAGLLFLSDNSNDNSNVATIKNFNNSDISFNYSSDWSIESNNSTDIVLVDYYGNYLYISKGEAGGYSLDELYNVYKSVWDDNKNISVVNSSNVVISGIPAIETYLKISSNETVKIDENIASIASFFNIKSNGTQYTNSYDVLLLKGDNYYSITYYYTGDLVNREEFKTFIKSFKI from the coding sequence ATGAAAATTGGTAAGCTTACAGCTATTTTTTTGAGTGTTGTTTTTTTCGTTATTGTATTAGCTATCATAGCTATTTCTATTGGAATTCTTTTTTCAGGATTTAGTTTTTCTAATAATTGGATTATTAGAATCATATTGCTTGCAATTACTTTTTTTATTAGTAGGAAATTCTATAATTATATTTATACAAATGTGAAAATCAAAGAAGGTAAAGATGAAGTCGCAGTATATTCTAAAGAAGATAAAAAAAGAAAAATAGCTGTTTTTGGAGTATTATTGATTTTTATAATAGTAATAGTTTATATTTCTGCGGGTTTATTATTTTTATCAGATAACAGTAATGATAATAGTAATGTAGCAACTATTAAAAATTTTAATAATTCTGATATTTCTTTTAATTATTCTAGTGATTGGAGTATTGAAAGTAATAATAGTACTGATATTGTTTTAGTGGATTATTATGGTAATTATTTATATATTTCTAAAGGTGAAGCTGGTGGTTATTCATTAGATGAACTTTATAATGTATATAAGTCTGTTTGGGATGATAATAAAAATATATCTGTTGTTAATTCTTCAAATGTTGTGATTAGTGGTATTCCTGCTATTGAAACTTATCTTAAGATAAGTTCTAATGAAACAGTTAAAATAGATGAAAATATTGCGAGTATTGCGTCTTTTTTCAATATAAAATCTAATGGAACACAATACACTAATTCTTATGATGTTCTCTTGCTTAAAGGGGATAATTATTATTCAATTACTTATTATTATACTGGTGATCTTGTAAATAGAGAAGAATTTAAAACATTTATAAAAAGCTTCAAAATATAA